A window of the Parambassis ranga chromosome 17, fParRan2.1, whole genome shotgun sequence genome harbors these coding sequences:
- the ptprsb gene encoding receptor-type tyrosine-protein phosphatase S isoform X2, whose product MPLPKTCGTVAQSRRSILGLCLSTSPLCLLLPLIILLTRPLSSMCGPLVPPRFTKIPTDQIGVSGGVASFVCQATGNPKPVVYWNKKGKKVNSQRIETIEFDEGAGAVLRIQPLRAPRDENIYECVARNSEGEVSVTAKLAIIREDLLPFGFPSIDMGPQLKVVERTRTATMLCAASGIPNPEISWFKDFLPVDPSTSQGRIKQLRSGALQIENSEETDQGKYECVATNSQGVRYSSPANLYVRGATDTLRRVPPRFSILPSNHEIMPGGSVNITCVAVGSPMPYVKWMLGNEDLTPEDEMPIGRNVLELNGVRESANYTCVAMSSLGIIEATAQVLVKTLPKPPGTPIVTETTATSVTITWDSGNPDPVSYYIIQYRAKGPDSKYETVDSITTTRYSIGGLYPNTEYEIRVSAFNSIGQGPPSARVEARTGEQAPASPPRNVQAHIISENTVMVRWEEPEEPNGQVKGYRVYYTMDPSRPINEWQIHNVQDSLITTIQNLITSETYTIQVLAFTSVGDGPFSDPVHVKVLRGVPGQPGKFKVGKVTDTSIELTWEPAYTKEKIVNYELLYKPVKFGSLEKLTFGPRNSYTVEGLKANTEYSFSLAAISNKGIGAFTNELVQRTAQANVPRNFSVNLATKTSVLLTWEFPESSNPYRFTVEYNRQKMEVDARLRKAVIPNLQPDTSYDFKITSPEGNMGGLRHRITAKTSPPITIRRPEIDHTRETETTITIILPSLETRTPVKNVYVVVVPLRRGRNVIRHLKSPDEMDLEELLKDISQRQRDSRQQKQVDLRRAYITARFTPATLPAFFTLGDQLDYGGFENRALEAGQEYVFFILAELNSTTGKMYVASPYTDPVIAPDSDPQPFDAGDGLIWVVGPVLAVVFIICIVIAILLYKNKPDSKRKDSEPGTKSLLSNAEMMAHHPTDPVEMRRINFQTPGMMSHPPIPISELAEHIELLKANDNLRLSQEYESIDPGQQFTWEHSNLEVNKPKNRYANVIAYDHTRVVLVPIEGILGSDYINANYVDGYRKQNAYIATQGPLAETFGDFWRMVWEQRAASVVMMTRLEEKSRIKCDQYWPSRGTETYGMIQVTLLDTMELATFCVRTFSLHKSGSSERREVRQFQFTAWPDHGVPEYPTPFLNFLRRVKACNPPDAGPIIAHCSAGVGRTGCFIVIDAMLERIRHERTVDIYGHVTLMRSQRNYMVQTEDQYSFIHEALLEAVACGNTEVAARSLYSYMQKLSKVETGEHVTGMELEFKRLANTKAHTSRFVTANLPCNKFKNRLVNIMPYETTRVCLQPIRGLEGSDYINASYIDGYRQQRGYIATQGPLAETTEDFWRMLWEHNSTIVVMLTKLREMGREKCHQYWPAERSARYQYFVVDPMAEYNMPQYILREFKVTDARDGQSRTVRQFQFTDWPEQGVPKSGEGFIDFIGQVHKTKEQFGQDGPIAVHCSAGVGRTGVFITLSIVLERMRYEGAVDIFQTVKMLRTQRPAMVQTEDEYQFCYQAALEYLGSFDHYAT is encoded by the exons TTCCTCCAAGGTTCACCAAGATTCCCACAGACCAGATCGGAGTGTCAGGGGGTGTGGCATCATTTGTGTGCCAGGCCACTGGCAATCCCAAGCCTGTTGTCTACTGGAACAAGAAGGGCAAGAAGGTCAATTCCCAGCGTATCGAG ACCATAGAGTTTGATGAGGGTGCTGGTGCTGTGCTGAGGATCCAACCACTCAGAGCACCTCGAGATGAGAACATCTACGAATGTGTGGCACGGAACAGTGAGGGAGAAGTGTCTGTCACCGCAAAGCTGGCCATTATCAGAG AGGACCTGCTGCCATTTGGTTTCCCCAGCATAGACATGGGTCCCCAGCTGAAGGTGGTGGAGCGGACGAGGACCGCCACAATGCTGTGTGCAGCCAGCGGCATCCCCAACCCCGAGATCTCCTGGTTCAAAGACTTCCTGCCCGTGGACCCCAGCACCAGCCAGGGTCGCATCAAACAGCTTCGATCAG GAGCGCTGCAGATTGAGAACAGCGAGGAGACCGACCAAGGGAAGTACGAGTGTGTGGCCACCAACTCTCAAGGCGTACGCTACTCCTCTCCTGCAAACCTTTACGTGCGAG GAGCGACAGACACAT TGCGCCGTGTGCCCCCTCGTTTCTCCATCCTCCCCTCCAACCACGAGATCATGCCGGGAGGAAGCGTCAACATCACCTGTGTGGCCGTGGGTTCGCCCATGCCATACGTCAAGTGGATGCTGGGCAATGAGGACCTAACCCCTGAGGACGAAATGCCCATTGGACGGAATGTGCTGGAGCTCAACGGTGTGCGGGAGTCTGCAAATTACACCTGCGTGGCCATGAGTAGCCTCGGAATCATCGAGGCCACGGCTCAGGTCTTAGTCAAGA CTTTACCAAAACCTCCTGGTACGCCCATCGTCACGGAAACCACGGCAACCAGCGTGACCATCACCTGGGACTCTGGCAACCCAGACCCAGTTTCCTACTACATCATTCAGTACCGAGCCAAAGGGCCTGACAGCAAGTACGAGACAGTGGACAGCATCACCACCACCCGCTACAGCATCGGGGGACTCTACCCCAACACTGAGTATGAAATCCGGGTGTCAGCCTTCAACAGCATCGGCCAGGGGCCCCCATCTGCTCGTGTGGAGGCTCGCACAGGGGAGCAGGCCCCTGCTAGCCCACCTCGAAATGTCCAGGCCCACATTATCTCTGAGAACACTGTGATGGTCCGCTGGGAGGAACCAGAGGAACCCAATGGACAG GTGAAAGGTTACCGTGTGTACTACACCATGGACCCGTCACGGCCTATAAATGAGTGGCAGATTCATAATGTCCAGGACAGCTTGATCACCACCATTCAGAACCTCATAACCTCAGAAACCTACACAATCCAGGTCCTCGCCTTCACCTCTGTCGGGGACGGACCCTTCTCAGACCCAGTCCATGTTAAAGTCTTGCGTGGAG TCCCAGGCCAGCCTGGCAAGTTTAAAGTCGGTAAAGTGACAGACACCAGCATCGAGCTGACCTGGGAACCCGCCTACACCAAGGAGAAAATTGTCAACTATGAGCTGCTCTACAAGCCTGTCAAGTTTGGCAGTTTG GAGAAGCTGACCTTCGGGCCGAGGAATTCTTACACTGTGGAGGGCCTGAAAGCGAACACTGAGTATTCCTTCTCCCTGGCCGCCATCTCAAACAAAGGCATCGGAGCATTCACTAATGAACTGGTGCAGAGGACGGCACAAGCCA ATGTGCCGAGGAATTTTTCAGTCAATCTGGCCACAAAGACCAGCGTTCTTCTGACCTGGGAGTTTCCAGAGAGCAGCAACCCCTATCGCTTCACT GTGGAGTATAACCGACAGAAGATGGAGGTGGACGCACGTCTGAGAAAGGCAGTCATCCCGAACCTTCAGCCTGATACTAGCTATGACTTCAAAATCACATCCCCCGAAGGCAACATGGGAGGCCTTCGCCACCGCATCACCGCCAAGACATCCCCACCAATCACAATCCGCCGCCCTGAGATTGACCACACACGAGAAACTGAAACCACCATCACTATTATTTTGCCATCCCTGGAAACTCGCACTCCTGTCAA gaatgtttatgttgttgtgGTTCCGCTGCGAAGAGGCCGCAACGTCATCAGACACCTCAAGAGCCCAGATGAAATGGACCTAGAGGAG CTGTTAAAAGAcatcagtcagagacagagggatTCTCGACAGCAGAAGCAGGTGGACCTGCGCCGGGCTTACATCACAGCCCGGTTCACACCTGCCACCCTACCGGCCTTCTTCACCCTGGGGGACCAGCTGGACTATGGAGGGTTTGAGAATCGAGCTCTAGAGGCGGGGCAGGAGTATGTCTTCTTCATCCTGGCAGAGCTGAACTCCACAACCGGG AAGATGTACGTGGCCAGCCCGTACACTGACCCAGTGATTGCCCCAGATTCAGACCCCCAGCCCTTTGATGCAGGCGATGGGCTCATCTGGGTGGTTGGACCTGTCCTTGCTGTGGTCTTCATCATCTGCATCGTCATCGCCATCCTCCTCTACAAAAA CAAGCCTGACAG CAAGCGCAAAGACTCTGAACCCGGAACCAAGAGTCTCCTGAGCAATGCAGAAATGATGGCCCATCACCCGACCGACCCTGTGGAGATGAGGCGCATCAACTTCCAGACTCCTG GAATGATGAGCCACCCTCCCATCCCCATCAGCGAGCTGGCAGAGCACATAGAGCTGCTGAAAGCTAACGACAACCTGCGACTCTCCCAGGAGTACGAG TCGATCGACCCTGGTCAGCAGTTCACCTGGGAACACTCCAACCTAGAGGTTAACAAGCCCAAAAACCGCTACGCCAACGTGATTGCATACGATCACACCAGAGTGGTCCTGGTTCCCATTGAAG GTATCCTAGGAAGCGACTACATCAACGCCAACTACGTTGATGGCTACAGGAAGCAGAATGCCTACATCGCTACCCAGGGGCCCCTGGCGGAGACTTTCGGGGACTTCTGGAGGATGGTGTGGGAGCAGCGGGCCGCCTCCGTCGTCATGATGACACGTCTGGAGGAGAAGTCACGG aTAAAGTGTGATCAGTACTGGCCCAGCCGTGGCACAGAGACATACGGGATGATCCAGGTCACTCTGCTGGACACAATGGAGCTGGCCACTTTCTGTGTTCGCACTTTTTCTCTGCATAAG AGTGGAagcagtgagaggagagaggtgcGTCAGTTCCAGTTCACAGCCTGGCCCGATCACGGCGTGCCGGAGTATCCCACCCCCTTCCTCAACTTCCTTCGCAGGGTCAAAGCCTGCAATCCACCTGATGCTGGACCCATCATCGCtcactgcag TGCTGGTGTTGGTCGCACTGGCTGTTTTATCGTCATCGATGCCATGCTGGAACGGATTCGACACGAGCGCACCGTGGACATCTACGGTCACGTGACCCTGATGCGCTCGCAGAGGAACTACATGGTGCAAACAGAGGACCAGTACAGCTTCATCCATGAGGCCCTGCTGGAGGCTGTGGCCTGCGGGAACACTGAGGTGGCCGCCAGGAGTCTGTACTCCTACATGCAGAAGCTGTCCAAGGTGGAGACTGGAGAACATGTCACTGGCATGGAGCTGGAGTTTAAG CGACTGGCTAACACCAAAGCCCACACATCCCGGTTTGTCACAGCCAACCTGCCTTGCAACAAATTCAAGAACCGACTGGTCAACATTATGCCCTATGAAACCACCCGCGTCTgcctccagccaatcagaggcctgGAAGGCTCCGACTACATCAATGCCAGTTACATAGACGGATACAG gcaACAGAGGGGCTACATAGCTACCCAGGGTCCACTTGCTGAGACTACAGAGGACTTTTGGAGGATGCTGTGGGAACACAACTCCACTATTGTGGTCATGCTGACTAAGCTCCGAGAAATGGGACGG GAGAAGTGTCACCAGTACTGGCCCGCAGAGCGTTCAGCCAGGTATCAATACTTTGTGGTGGACCCCATGGCAGAGTACAACATGCCTCAGTACATCCTCCGAGAGTTCAAAGTTACAGATGCAAGG GATGGTCAGTCACGAACAGTGCGTCAGTTCCAGTTCACTGATTGGCCAGAGCAAGGTGTGCCCAAATCTGGGGAGGGCTTCATCGATTTCATTGGCCAAGTGCACAAAACTAAGGAGCAGTTTGGCCAGGATGGACCAATCGCCGTTCACTGCAG TGCTGGCGTCGGGCGGACAGGTGTCTTTATCACTCTGAGTATCGTCCTGGAGAGGATGCGTTACGAAGGGGCGGTGGACATCTTCCAAACTGTCAAAATGCTGCGGACACAGAGACCAGCCATGGTGCAGACTGAG GATGAGTATCAGTTCTGCTACCAGGCTGCTCTCGAGTACCTGGGTAGCTTTGACCACTATGCAACGTAA
- the ptprsb gene encoding receptor-type tyrosine-protein phosphatase S isoform X3 → MPLPKTCGTVAQSRRSILGLCLSTSPLCLLLPLIILLTRPLSSMCGPLVPPRFTKIPTDQIGVSGGVASFVCQATGNPKPVVYWNKKGKKVNSQRIETIEFDEGAGAVLRIQPLRAPRDENIYECVARNSEGEVSVTAKLAIIREDLLPFGFPSIDMGPQLKVVERTRTATMLCAASGIPNPEISWFKDFLPVDPSTSQGRIKQLRSGALQIENSEETDQGKYECVATNSQGVRYSSPANLYVRVRRVPPRFSILPSNHEIMPGGSVNITCVAVGSPMPYVKWMLGNEDLTPEDEMPIGRNVLELNGVRESANYTCVAMSSLGIIEATAQVLVKTLPKPPGTPIVTETTATSVTITWDSGNPDPVSYYIIQYRAKGPDSKYETVDSITTTRYSIGGLYPNTEYEIRVSAFNSIGQGPPSARVEARTGEQAPASPPRNVQAHIISENTVMVRWEEPEEPNGQVKGYRVYYTMDPSRPINEWQIHNVQDSLITTIQNLITSETYTIQVLAFTSVGDGPFSDPVHVKVLRGVPGQPGKFKVGKVTDTSIELTWEPAYTKEKIVNYELLYKPVKFGSLEKLTFGPRNSYTVEGLKANTEYSFSLAAISNKGIGAFTNELVQRTAQANVPRNFSVNLATKTSVLLTWEFPESSNPYRFTVEYNRQKMEVDARLRKAVIPNLQPDTSYDFKITSPEGNMGGLRHRITAKTSPPITIRRPEIDHTRETETTITIILPSLETRTPVKNVYVVVVPLRRGRNVIRHLKSPDEMDLEELLKDISQRQRDSRQQKQVDLRRAYITARFTPATLPAFFTLGDQLDYGGFENRALEAGQEYVFFILAELNSTTGKMYVASPYTDPVIAPDSDPQPFDAGDGLIWVVGPVLAVVFIICIVIAILLYKNKPDSKRKDSEPGTKSLLSNAEMMAHHPTDPVEMRRINFQTPGMMSHPPIPISELAEHIELLKANDNLRLSQEYESIDPGQQFTWEHSNLEVNKPKNRYANVIAYDHTRVVLVPIEGILGSDYINANYVDGYRKQNAYIATQGPLAETFGDFWRMVWEQRAASVVMMTRLEEKSRIKCDQYWPSRGTETYGMIQVTLLDTMELATFCVRTFSLHKSGSSERREVRQFQFTAWPDHGVPEYPTPFLNFLRRVKACNPPDAGPIIAHCSAGVGRTGCFIVIDAMLERIRHERTVDIYGHVTLMRSQRNYMVQTEDQYSFIHEALLEAVACGNTEVAARSLYSYMQKLSKVETGEHVTGMELEFKRLANTKAHTSRFVTANLPCNKFKNRLVNIMPYETTRVCLQPIRGLEGSDYINASYIDGYRQQRGYIATQGPLAETTEDFWRMLWEHNSTIVVMLTKLREMGREKCHQYWPAERSARYQYFVVDPMAEYNMPQYILREFKVTDARDGQSRTVRQFQFTDWPEQGVPKSGEGFIDFIGQVHKTKEQFGQDGPIAVHCSAGVGRTGVFITLSIVLERMRYEGAVDIFQTVKMLRTQRPAMVQTEDEYQFCYQAALEYLGSFDHYAT, encoded by the exons TTCCTCCAAGGTTCACCAAGATTCCCACAGACCAGATCGGAGTGTCAGGGGGTGTGGCATCATTTGTGTGCCAGGCCACTGGCAATCCCAAGCCTGTTGTCTACTGGAACAAGAAGGGCAAGAAGGTCAATTCCCAGCGTATCGAG ACCATAGAGTTTGATGAGGGTGCTGGTGCTGTGCTGAGGATCCAACCACTCAGAGCACCTCGAGATGAGAACATCTACGAATGTGTGGCACGGAACAGTGAGGGAGAAGTGTCTGTCACCGCAAAGCTGGCCATTATCAGAG AGGACCTGCTGCCATTTGGTTTCCCCAGCATAGACATGGGTCCCCAGCTGAAGGTGGTGGAGCGGACGAGGACCGCCACAATGCTGTGTGCAGCCAGCGGCATCCCCAACCCCGAGATCTCCTGGTTCAAAGACTTCCTGCCCGTGGACCCCAGCACCAGCCAGGGTCGCATCAAACAGCTTCGATCAG GAGCGCTGCAGATTGAGAACAGCGAGGAGACCGACCAAGGGAAGTACGAGTGTGTGGCCACCAACTCTCAAGGCGTACGCTACTCCTCTCCTGCAAACCTTTACGTGCGAG TGCGCCGTGTGCCCCCTCGTTTCTCCATCCTCCCCTCCAACCACGAGATCATGCCGGGAGGAAGCGTCAACATCACCTGTGTGGCCGTGGGTTCGCCCATGCCATACGTCAAGTGGATGCTGGGCAATGAGGACCTAACCCCTGAGGACGAAATGCCCATTGGACGGAATGTGCTGGAGCTCAACGGTGTGCGGGAGTCTGCAAATTACACCTGCGTGGCCATGAGTAGCCTCGGAATCATCGAGGCCACGGCTCAGGTCTTAGTCAAGA CTTTACCAAAACCTCCTGGTACGCCCATCGTCACGGAAACCACGGCAACCAGCGTGACCATCACCTGGGACTCTGGCAACCCAGACCCAGTTTCCTACTACATCATTCAGTACCGAGCCAAAGGGCCTGACAGCAAGTACGAGACAGTGGACAGCATCACCACCACCCGCTACAGCATCGGGGGACTCTACCCCAACACTGAGTATGAAATCCGGGTGTCAGCCTTCAACAGCATCGGCCAGGGGCCCCCATCTGCTCGTGTGGAGGCTCGCACAGGGGAGCAGGCCCCTGCTAGCCCACCTCGAAATGTCCAGGCCCACATTATCTCTGAGAACACTGTGATGGTCCGCTGGGAGGAACCAGAGGAACCCAATGGACAG GTGAAAGGTTACCGTGTGTACTACACCATGGACCCGTCACGGCCTATAAATGAGTGGCAGATTCATAATGTCCAGGACAGCTTGATCACCACCATTCAGAACCTCATAACCTCAGAAACCTACACAATCCAGGTCCTCGCCTTCACCTCTGTCGGGGACGGACCCTTCTCAGACCCAGTCCATGTTAAAGTCTTGCGTGGAG TCCCAGGCCAGCCTGGCAAGTTTAAAGTCGGTAAAGTGACAGACACCAGCATCGAGCTGACCTGGGAACCCGCCTACACCAAGGAGAAAATTGTCAACTATGAGCTGCTCTACAAGCCTGTCAAGTTTGGCAGTTTG GAGAAGCTGACCTTCGGGCCGAGGAATTCTTACACTGTGGAGGGCCTGAAAGCGAACACTGAGTATTCCTTCTCCCTGGCCGCCATCTCAAACAAAGGCATCGGAGCATTCACTAATGAACTGGTGCAGAGGACGGCACAAGCCA ATGTGCCGAGGAATTTTTCAGTCAATCTGGCCACAAAGACCAGCGTTCTTCTGACCTGGGAGTTTCCAGAGAGCAGCAACCCCTATCGCTTCACT GTGGAGTATAACCGACAGAAGATGGAGGTGGACGCACGTCTGAGAAAGGCAGTCATCCCGAACCTTCAGCCTGATACTAGCTATGACTTCAAAATCACATCCCCCGAAGGCAACATGGGAGGCCTTCGCCACCGCATCACCGCCAAGACATCCCCACCAATCACAATCCGCCGCCCTGAGATTGACCACACACGAGAAACTGAAACCACCATCACTATTATTTTGCCATCCCTGGAAACTCGCACTCCTGTCAA gaatgtttatgttgttgtgGTTCCGCTGCGAAGAGGCCGCAACGTCATCAGACACCTCAAGAGCCCAGATGAAATGGACCTAGAGGAG CTGTTAAAAGAcatcagtcagagacagagggatTCTCGACAGCAGAAGCAGGTGGACCTGCGCCGGGCTTACATCACAGCCCGGTTCACACCTGCCACCCTACCGGCCTTCTTCACCCTGGGGGACCAGCTGGACTATGGAGGGTTTGAGAATCGAGCTCTAGAGGCGGGGCAGGAGTATGTCTTCTTCATCCTGGCAGAGCTGAACTCCACAACCGGG AAGATGTACGTGGCCAGCCCGTACACTGACCCAGTGATTGCCCCAGATTCAGACCCCCAGCCCTTTGATGCAGGCGATGGGCTCATCTGGGTGGTTGGACCTGTCCTTGCTGTGGTCTTCATCATCTGCATCGTCATCGCCATCCTCCTCTACAAAAA CAAGCCTGACAG CAAGCGCAAAGACTCTGAACCCGGAACCAAGAGTCTCCTGAGCAATGCAGAAATGATGGCCCATCACCCGACCGACCCTGTGGAGATGAGGCGCATCAACTTCCAGACTCCTG GAATGATGAGCCACCCTCCCATCCCCATCAGCGAGCTGGCAGAGCACATAGAGCTGCTGAAAGCTAACGACAACCTGCGACTCTCCCAGGAGTACGAG TCGATCGACCCTGGTCAGCAGTTCACCTGGGAACACTCCAACCTAGAGGTTAACAAGCCCAAAAACCGCTACGCCAACGTGATTGCATACGATCACACCAGAGTGGTCCTGGTTCCCATTGAAG GTATCCTAGGAAGCGACTACATCAACGCCAACTACGTTGATGGCTACAGGAAGCAGAATGCCTACATCGCTACCCAGGGGCCCCTGGCGGAGACTTTCGGGGACTTCTGGAGGATGGTGTGGGAGCAGCGGGCCGCCTCCGTCGTCATGATGACACGTCTGGAGGAGAAGTCACGG aTAAAGTGTGATCAGTACTGGCCCAGCCGTGGCACAGAGACATACGGGATGATCCAGGTCACTCTGCTGGACACAATGGAGCTGGCCACTTTCTGTGTTCGCACTTTTTCTCTGCATAAG AGTGGAagcagtgagaggagagaggtgcGTCAGTTCCAGTTCACAGCCTGGCCCGATCACGGCGTGCCGGAGTATCCCACCCCCTTCCTCAACTTCCTTCGCAGGGTCAAAGCCTGCAATCCACCTGATGCTGGACCCATCATCGCtcactgcag TGCTGGTGTTGGTCGCACTGGCTGTTTTATCGTCATCGATGCCATGCTGGAACGGATTCGACACGAGCGCACCGTGGACATCTACGGTCACGTGACCCTGATGCGCTCGCAGAGGAACTACATGGTGCAAACAGAGGACCAGTACAGCTTCATCCATGAGGCCCTGCTGGAGGCTGTGGCCTGCGGGAACACTGAGGTGGCCGCCAGGAGTCTGTACTCCTACATGCAGAAGCTGTCCAAGGTGGAGACTGGAGAACATGTCACTGGCATGGAGCTGGAGTTTAAG CGACTGGCTAACACCAAAGCCCACACATCCCGGTTTGTCACAGCCAACCTGCCTTGCAACAAATTCAAGAACCGACTGGTCAACATTATGCCCTATGAAACCACCCGCGTCTgcctccagccaatcagaggcctgGAAGGCTCCGACTACATCAATGCCAGTTACATAGACGGATACAG gcaACAGAGGGGCTACATAGCTACCCAGGGTCCACTTGCTGAGACTACAGAGGACTTTTGGAGGATGCTGTGGGAACACAACTCCACTATTGTGGTCATGCTGACTAAGCTCCGAGAAATGGGACGG GAGAAGTGTCACCAGTACTGGCCCGCAGAGCGTTCAGCCAGGTATCAATACTTTGTGGTGGACCCCATGGCAGAGTACAACATGCCTCAGTACATCCTCCGAGAGTTCAAAGTTACAGATGCAAGG GATGGTCAGTCACGAACAGTGCGTCAGTTCCAGTTCACTGATTGGCCAGAGCAAGGTGTGCCCAAATCTGGGGAGGGCTTCATCGATTTCATTGGCCAAGTGCACAAAACTAAGGAGCAGTTTGGCCAGGATGGACCAATCGCCGTTCACTGCAG TGCTGGCGTCGGGCGGACAGGTGTCTTTATCACTCTGAGTATCGTCCTGGAGAGGATGCGTTACGAAGGGGCGGTGGACATCTTCCAAACTGTCAAAATGCTGCGGACACAGAGACCAGCCATGGTGCAGACTGAG GATGAGTATCAGTTCTGCTACCAGGCTGCTCTCGAGTACCTGGGTAGCTTTGACCACTATGCAACGTAA